The Telopea speciosissima isolate NSW1024214 ecotype Mountain lineage chromosome 11, Tspe_v1, whole genome shotgun sequence genome includes the window TCATCTCTGGTTTGACCCAACTGCTGATTTCCACAACTACACCATACATTGGAACCCAAATCAGATAGTGTAAGTTCCTTCACTTCTAGTACTTCAAAGGCCATCATCAATAGATATTTATATCATAATTGCTCTTCTTTCAGGTGGTTTATTGATGGGCTCCCAATAAGAGTCTTCAGGAACTATGAGAGTAAAGGAATTGCTTTCCCAAATCAGCAACGGATGAGGTCTTATTCCAGCATATGGGATGCTGATAACTGGGCAACACAGGGTGGACGTGTGAAGATTGACTGGAACAGTGCACCCTTCATAGCTAGATTTCGAAGGTTTAGGGCAAGGGCTTGCAAGTGGAATGGACCAGTCAGTATCAGCCAATGTGCTTCTAATTCTCTTGCCAATTGGTGGACATCACCTGTTTACAGTAAGCTAAGTTACAGTCAAATTGGTCAGTTGATGTGGATCAGAAACAACTACATGATTTATAACTACTGCACTGATAAAATGAGATTCAATGGGAATTTGCCCCTCGAATGTTATTTGCAGCAGTATTAGTAGAGAAATATAGTTTGGGGCAATCCGTTTTTGTGACAATATGATTTTGGTTTTATTAAGATGTGGTCACTCTCTAAGATCATCTTTGTATTGTTTGAAATTCTTTCCATTATTTTGCCTCTAAATGTAATCTTTGTATTTTCGTGTACTTTTTCATTACATATATTGGAAGCATTTTCACTCATTAAATAATCAATGTCAGAGTCTCCTATCAACTTTAGCATTGTTGCCACGCTATTTTACCTACACAAATTGGGgaggggtgagagagagagagagctaataTCATTACatggagtccccaagtcaattGTCTCTGATAGAGATCCTATCTTCACCAGCAAGTTTTGACAGCACCTCTTCCATCTCAGTGGCACAACACTCAGGATGAGCTTTGCATACCACCCCCAATCGGATGGCCAGACTGAAGTCCTCAATCGCTGTATGGAACAATACCTCCGATCATTCACTCAAGACAACCCAAAAAGTTGGCACTCCCTCCTTCCTTGGGCAGAACTGTGGTATAACACTTTATTCCAATCTGCCATTGGAATGACCCCCTTCAAAGCTCTGTACGGTCGTGACCCTCCTACTATTGTTGACTATGCAATAGGGGCTTCGTAGGTGGAAGCAGTGGATTATGAATTAAATTGCAGAGCTGAAGTTTTGAGCAGTCTCAAAGAGAATTTATTGAAGGCACAACAGCGGATGCAAACCTAGGCCAATCAACATAAACGCGATGTAGAGTTTCAGGTGCATAATTGGGTTATGTTGAAACTTCATCCTTGCCGGCAGCAATCCCTCGCAACTCATCTTCACCATAAACTCAGTAAACGATTCTATGGCCCTTACCAAATCAGTCATAAGATCAGTCCTGTTGCATACAAGTTGAACTTACCCCCCCACCAGCAAAATCCACCATGTTTTCCACATTTCCCTCCTTAAACCATTCCATGGCCCAATGCCCACTACACCCATACTGCCATTACCATCCTTGCCCTGCCGCAATCAACCAGTCCTTTCCCCCTTAGCCATCCTCAACACTAGAAAGCTCATCCACAACAATGTTGCTATACCTCATGTTTTAGTTCAATGGGATGGCCTGCCGGTCGAGGATTCATCGTGGGAGGATCTATCGGCGTTGCAGGAGTTATTTCCTACATTgcaccttgaggacaaggtgaTTTTGAATGGAGCAGATGATGATACGCCACTGCAATTGCAAATGGAATTGATAGAGCAACAAATGAAGGGCTATGTACAAGATGAGGAATTAGGAGGTAACAACAAGAATTGGGCCAAGCACCAGTACTAGGTCCATTAGGACCAAGAGTGCACCAGCGTGGATTGCTGACTATGCCAACCTTACAGCTACTACAAAAATAATTGATGAGAAATAAAGGGGATAAGTCGGTTAGAGTTTATTAGAGAATGTCATAAAGGAGTATAGGAATATAGCAAATATGATGAGGTTATTTTAGTACTTTGTAATTGAATGTTGGGAGAGTATATAACTCCACAAGCTATTCTCagttgaagagaaaaaaattatcATCGTTTTCTTCAATTCTCTGTTTTCTCATTCCCATTCTGAGGAGTCTAACCAGCTCGAACTTGGttattcttt containing:
- the LOC122646020 gene encoding probable xyloglucan endotransglucosylase/hydrolase protein 26; this encodes MANLGALFIVLAICLIAINLSLVGATFPKSVFSDWGSQQMVITGNGDDLQLTLNKLSGSGFQTKRQFLFGSIEMLIKLVPGNSAGTVTAYYLSSTGPRHDEIDFEFLGNLSGQPYTVHTNVFTQGVGNKEQQFHLWFDPTADFHNYTIHWNPNQIVWFIDGLPIRVFRNYESKGIAFPNQQRMRSYSSIWDADNWATQGGRVKIDWNSAPFIARFRRFRARACKWNGPVSISQCASNSLANWWTSPVYSKLSYSQIGQLMWIRNNYMIYNYCTDKMRFNGNLPLECYLQQY